A single region of the Bifidobacteriaceae bacterium genome encodes:
- a CDS encoding amino acid ABC transporter permease, translating to MSFNSDVFIAALFSRAYLAGALVAVTLAALVQAAAIVIGFFIGLGRESPNGVLRKASAAYVWVFRAIPALLILILIWNALPQVIPILKQSWFSPYLAAFVGLTLLESALMAEILRSAMKSVPDGQTQAARALGLKPWRVMWHVLIPQMTRVAIPPTGNQFINMVKMTSLGSVISLQELLYRAAQDVSRTFSYAEYYSAAAIYYLVMVSLFMAGQNWLEKRYLWVSATTKRGRAAPGAKDLRYA from the coding sequence GTGTCGTTCAATTCCGATGTCTTCATCGCAGCGCTGTTCTCTAGGGCCTACCTCGCTGGCGCCTTGGTCGCGGTGACGTTGGCCGCCTTGGTGCAAGCCGCCGCGATCGTGATCGGCTTCTTCATCGGCCTGGGTCGCGAATCGCCGAACGGCGTGCTGCGCAAAGCCTCCGCCGCCTACGTGTGGGTCTTCCGCGCGATTCCGGCGCTGTTGATCCTGATCCTCATCTGGAACGCGCTTCCACAGGTCATCCCGATCCTGAAGCAGTCGTGGTTCAGCCCCTATCTGGCGGCCTTCGTCGGCCTGACACTGTTGGAGAGCGCGCTGATGGCCGAGATCCTCCGATCGGCCATGAAATCCGTCCCGGACGGCCAAACCCAAGCGGCGCGGGCTTTGGGTTTGAAGCCATGGCGCGTCATGTGGCATGTCCTGATTCCGCAGATGACACGGGTCGCCATCCCGCCCACAGGCAACCAGTTCATCAACATGGTGAAGATGACCAGCCTTGGCTCAGTGATATCCCTCCAGGAGTTGCTCTATCGCGCCGCCCAAGACGTGTCGCGGACTTTCTCGTACGCGGAGTACTACTCAGCTGCGGCGATTTACTACCTGGTGATGGTGTCTCTGTTCATGGCTGGTCAAAACTGGCTCGAAAAGCGTTACCTGTGGGTCAGCGCCACCACTAAGAGGGGCCGAGCGGCACCCGGCGCGAAGGACCTCCGCTATGCATGA